The following are from one region of the Elgaria multicarinata webbii isolate HBS135686 ecotype San Diego chromosome 13, rElgMul1.1.pri, whole genome shotgun sequence genome:
- the FABP3 gene encoding fatty acid-binding protein, heart, whose amino-acid sequence MAEEFAGVWNLVESRNFDGYMKAIEVGFATRQIANMTKPTTIIEVDSDKFTIKTQSAFKSTEIIFKLGEQFDEITADDRHVKSLVTLEGGKLVHVQKWAGKETTLIRELKDGKLILTLTMGDVTCTRTYQKAE is encoded by the exons ATGGCCGAAGAGTTCGCCGGCGTCTGGAATTTGGTCGAGAGCCGCAATTTCGATGGTTACATGAAAGCGATCG AGGTGGGCTTTGCCACAAGGCAGATCGCAAACATGACCAAACCCACCACCATTATCGAGGTTGACTCTGACAAGTTCACCATCAAGACCCAGAGCGCGTTCAAGAGCACAGAGATCATCTTCAAACTGGGAGAACAATTTGATGAGATCACAGCAGATGACAGACACGTCAAG TCGCTTGTGACGCTAGAAGGAGGGAAACTTGTCCATGTGCAGAAATGGGCCGGAAAGGAGACCACCCTCATCCGAGAACTGAAGGATGGAAAACTAATTTTG ACTCTGACAATGGGCGACGTAACCTGCACTCGTACCTACCAAAAAGCAGAATAG